TGACGACCGATGGTGGCGGTTGGACTCGGGTCTTCAGACACAATATTTCGGGAGGATATTTTGCCGACTTTGCAGCGGCTCTGTCCTCGAATCTCGCCGATCCAACGAATGCCAAGTATTCGATTCTGAATAAGTTAGAAAATTTCCGCACGCATGGAAAATTCTTTTTCCGTCTGACGTGGCCGGGATACACACAAAGAAATATCTGGTATCAAGCGACGAACCCAACGACGGACGTGGATGTCGGCGGTTATTATCCGCACACGATTGATCTGAACACGAACTTTTGGGGTGGACTTGAATACGGTAACGGCACGCATGGTCCGGTTAATAATAACAACTCCCTGCTGGACGGTTCCGTTGAATCAGGCAACTGGTGGTTTGCCGTGGGATCTTTGGTTGCCTACGGCACTCCGGCGGGAATTCCTTCATCAGGAACACTCTCTTCTGGGGGCGTTTCCGAGGTGAATCTTTGGGTAAAAGAAATTGATCCTCCGCAAGTGTATGCTTCATGTAAGGCGATTTTGGATGCAGGTTACGCTTATGGAGATGGCATTTACTATATCGATACGGATGGCTCTGGAAATAACAATCCTCCTTTTCCCGTCTACTGTGACATGAGTTCTGATGGCGGAGGCTGGACGCGAATCTTCGCTCACGATATTGCAGGAGGATACTTTGCAAATGGCACCGAGGCTCGTTCGGTGAATCCGTACTATCCGACAGCATCGAAGTATTCGATTTTAAATAAGCTTGAAAGCTTCCGTCGCTCTGGAAAATTTGAATTGCGTATCAACTGGCCGGGCTACACGCCGAAAAACATCTGGACTCAAACAAGCAACTTCACTTCACAAGCTGTTGCAGGGTACACGGCCGTTTCTATCGGTTGTTCTTCGAACTATTGGGGTGGACTCGAATTTAATAGTGACACTACGTCCGTTCTATCTGACGGTTCCGTGAATCACTCGAATTGGTTCTTTGCTATCGGGTCCTACGTTGCATGGGGAACGCCAGCAGGATTGCCTGCGTGTGAAGACATGGCTGGCGCCAACGTGGGCGTTCCCAAAGTGGAATTGTGGGTTAAGTAGTCACCATCTTCTTATAATATTCAAGAAGTCGATGCGCGCCTTTAAGAAGATTGGCTTCCCAATCGTTATGCGCGTTGTGATCCGCGCCGTCCGTGATGTACTTTAGTGAAATCAACTGCACACCCATTTTACGACACACTTTCGCAAGAGCATAACCTTCCATATCGACAAGGTCGCAGGGAATTTTTGTTTTACCCGTTTCGAAACTATCGCCCGTTCCGCAAATTCCTTTTGAAAGTTCAGGGAAATAGGGAATCAGTTCAATTGCTCCCGGAAGAGGATCATAGGGAGTCTCGCCGATCTTAAACCCCAGAGGAGAAATATCCATGTCTCTTTGCACGAAGCTTGCGACCTCAACAAGATCATGAGTTTGGAATTTCGAACTTCCCGCAGTGCCCAGATTAATAAGCACTTTGCATTTCGTTCTGTGAATTGTGTCCATCGCCGAAAGCGCGGCATTCACTTTTCCGATTCCGGAATAAACGACGGGAATATTTTCTTTTTCAAAAAGGCCTTGCGACTCTCCTGGAAGAGCCATCATCAGCGCGACATCATTAATATTGAACAAGGGAAAATACCTCTTCGTTATTAAATTTCATCTGATTTAAAAAAGTGAGATTCACAAGAACCGCCACCGAAGCGACGTTGTAACCTGCGGATTGGCTCAAATCAATAGCGGCCTGCAATGTACCGCCCGTCGCCAAAACGTCATCGACGATCATAATGTTGCCTTTTCCCAACGGCAGTTCGATTTCCGCCGTGCCGTACTCGAGCGCATAAGAAATTTTTTTCGTCGGAGGCGGCAGCTTCCCTGCCTTGCGAATCGGAAGAAAACCTTTTTTATGAGTGGCAGCCATGTGCGAAGCAAGAATGAATCCGCGGGATTCAATGCCCGCAAAATAATCGATTTGATTCAAGTTCACTTTTTTCACAAGGTTCTGAGATACGAAATTCATCGCTTCGGGATTCTGCAGAAGCGGAGACATATCACGAAACAAAATACCTTCTTTAGGAAAATTAGGAACGTCGCGAATCAAACTTTTCAAATTCATGCAAAACTCCTCGCTCCCCCATCTTATTGGGAAAATCCAGAGTCAGTAAAGCAACTCCGGCCCCGCGATGAATAGGCGAAGTCTTACTCAGGACGTTTATCCCAGAACTGGACTTTTCACTGGCAACATTACTGGGGCGTCAGGGCAATTACCAATCAAGCCTGGGTAGAATTTTCGGATCTCTAAACGACACATTATATATGAGAGAAAATTACTAATTATTGTTAAAACCTGATGAAAATCACGCCGATAAGTTACTTATGAAACTTACCGGAACGTTGCTTCTCATTTTAATACTTCCTCTGCTGTCTTTCGCCGGCCCGAATTCTTTGACCTATCAGGGACGTATTTTAAAAGTCGATGGAACTCCCCTCGAGTACAATAACGTCAGTTTCAGTTTTGAAGTCACAAGTCCCGATGGTCTTTGCGTTCTCTATCGCGAACAA
This region of Bdellovibrio sp. 22V genomic DNA includes:
- a CDS encoding adenine phosphoribosyltransferase, whose amino-acid sequence is MNLKSLIRDVPNFPKEGILFRDMSPLLQNPEAMNFVSQNLVKKVNLNQIDYFAGIESRGFILASHMAATHKKGFLPIRKAGKLPPPTKKISYALEYGTAEIELPLGKGNIMIVDDVLATGGTLQAAIDLSQSAGYNVASVAVLVNLTFLNQMKFNNEEVFSLVQY